A single genomic interval of Microbacterium sp. zg-Y1090 harbors:
- a CDS encoding lysophospholipid acyltransferase family protein, translating into MTVARTRRASPEKTRPSVFWPLAGVVVPIAGLMARIEIEGGENLPMEGAYVLAPNHYSEFDPVVVAVATWRLGRAPRFMVKEGLFRVPVLGWALRATGMVPVSRAGSASTAKQTIETAERLISEGNGVIVYPEGSLTRDPDLWPMRGKTGAVRVALAGGLPVIPMATWGVQRILPRYGKLSLWPPRKRVRILVGPPVDLSAYAGRATQHTALVEATDVVMSDIAELQGRLRGETPPAERWDPAIHGQKETGRLES; encoded by the coding sequence ATGACCGTGGCCCGTACACGTCGCGCATCGCCGGAGAAGACGCGTCCCAGCGTCTTCTGGCCGCTCGCGGGCGTCGTCGTGCCCATCGCGGGGCTGATGGCGCGCATCGAGATCGAGGGAGGCGAGAACCTCCCGATGGAAGGCGCCTACGTCCTCGCCCCGAACCACTACAGCGAGTTCGACCCGGTCGTCGTGGCCGTCGCGACCTGGCGACTGGGCCGCGCGCCGCGCTTCATGGTGAAGGAAGGACTCTTCCGCGTCCCGGTGCTGGGCTGGGCGCTGCGCGCGACCGGTATGGTCCCGGTCTCGCGAGCAGGCTCCGCCAGCACCGCCAAGCAGACGATCGAGACGGCCGAGCGGCTCATCTCCGAGGGCAACGGCGTGATCGTGTACCCGGAGGGGTCGCTCACGCGAGACCCCGACCTGTGGCCCATGCGCGGCAAGACCGGCGCAGTGCGGGTGGCCCTGGCCGGTGGGCTCCCCGTGATCCCGATGGCCACCTGGGGCGTGCAGCGCATCCTGCCGCGGTACGGCAAGCTGAGCCTCTGGCCGCCGCGCAAGCGCGTGCGCATCCTGGTCGGCCCGCCCGTCGACCTCAGCGCCTACGCCGGGCGTGCGACTCAGCACACCGCCCTCGTCGAGGCGACCGACGTCGTGATGTCCGACATCGCCGAGCTCCAGGGGCGCCTGCGCGGGGAGACCCCGCCCGCCGAACGGTGGGATCCGGCGATCCACGGGCAGAAGGAGACAGGTCGCCTTGAGTCGTAG
- the murA gene encoding UDP-N-acetylglucosamine 1-carboxyvinyltransferase, with protein MKSLRSENRSATEESEGQLQAVTGDTIAIRGGRALVGRVDVTGAKNLATKAMVAALLGESVSVLRDVPDISDVQVVRSLLEVHGVRVEDGEEAGSLVLDPSAAKSAHFEEIDAHAGSSRIPILFCGPLLHLLGQAFIPDLGGCRIGDRPINFHLDALRRFGAVVEKLPSGIRLSAPDGLHGADIELPYPSVGATEQVLLTAVRAKGTTELRNAAIEPEIMDLIGVLQKMGAIISYEPNRVIFIEGVDTLTGYDHRCIFDRNEAASWAAAALATDGDIFVGGARQQDMLTFLNIFRKAGGAFDIGEEGIRFYRGGPLKPVVVETDVHPGFMTDWQQPLIVALTQAEGTSVVHETVYENRFGFTDALVKMGADIVVHPEGLEGEYRRVPRRALEQAAVITGPTPLHGAEIVVPDLRGGYSHVIAALTASGESIVHNVGIIRRGYENLFDKLRALGADFDVIG; from the coding sequence ATGAAGTCACTCCGCAGCGAGAACCGGTCGGCGACAGAGGAGTCGGAAGGACAGTTGCAGGCAGTGACCGGCGATACGATCGCCATCCGCGGGGGACGCGCGCTGGTGGGACGCGTCGACGTGACCGGGGCGAAGAACCTCGCCACGAAGGCGATGGTCGCCGCCCTGCTCGGGGAGAGCGTCAGCGTCCTGCGCGACGTGCCGGACATCAGCGATGTGCAGGTCGTGCGCTCGCTCCTCGAGGTGCACGGGGTGCGCGTCGAGGACGGCGAAGAGGCGGGCAGTCTCGTTCTCGACCCGAGTGCGGCGAAGTCCGCGCACTTCGAGGAGATCGACGCGCACGCCGGGTCCTCGCGCATCCCGATCCTCTTCTGCGGGCCGCTGCTGCACCTGCTGGGGCAGGCGTTCATCCCGGACCTCGGCGGATGCCGTATCGGCGACCGTCCCATCAACTTCCACCTCGACGCGCTGCGCCGCTTCGGCGCAGTCGTGGAGAAGCTGCCCAGCGGCATCCGCCTGTCCGCTCCGGACGGACTGCACGGAGCCGACATCGAGCTGCCGTACCCGAGCGTGGGCGCGACCGAGCAGGTGCTGCTGACGGCTGTGCGTGCGAAGGGGACCACCGAGCTGCGCAACGCCGCCATCGAGCCCGAGATCATGGACCTCATCGGCGTACTGCAGAAGATGGGCGCCATCATCTCGTACGAGCCCAACCGGGTCATCTTCATCGAGGGCGTCGACACGCTCACCGGCTACGACCACCGCTGCATCTTCGACCGCAACGAGGCCGCATCGTGGGCGGCGGCCGCCCTGGCCACCGACGGCGACATCTTCGTCGGCGGCGCCCGGCAGCAGGACATGCTGACGTTCCTCAACATCTTCCGCAAGGCCGGCGGCGCGTTCGACATCGGCGAGGAGGGCATCCGCTTCTACCGCGGTGGACCCCTCAAGCCCGTCGTGGTCGAGACCGACGTGCACCCCGGCTTCATGACCGACTGGCAGCAGCCGCTCATCGTGGCGCTCACCCAGGCCGAGGGCACTTCGGTCGTGCACGAGACGGTGTACGAGAACCGGTTCGGGTTCACCGACGCCCTGGTGAAGATGGGCGCCGACATCGTCGTGCACCCCGAGGGGCTGGAAGGCGAGTACCGTCGCGTGCCGCGCCGGGCGCTGGAGCAGGCCGCGGTCATCACCGGTCCGACGCCCCTGCACGGCGCCGAGATCGTGGTGCCCGATCTGCGTGGGGGCTACAGCCACGTCATCGCCGCCCTGACCGCCTCGGGGGAGTCGATCGTGCACAACGTCGGGATCATCCGGCGCGGCTACGAGAACCTCTTCGACAAGCTGCGCGCGCTGGGCGCCGACTTCGACGTCATCGGATGA
- the leuD gene encoding 3-isopropylmalate dehydratase small subunit: protein MEKFTTHTGIVAPLTRSAVDTDQIIPAVYLKRVTKTGFEDALFSSWRQDPDFVLNQPAYRSASILVAGPDFGTGSSREHAVWALRDYGFRVVLSPRFADIFRGNAGKQGLVTGVIDEAGIEAIWAVAQAQPGATMTVDLTARTATIGDLELAFDIDDYTRWRLLEGLDDIGLTLRDEEAIAQFEARREAWRPRTLPVR from the coding sequence ATGGAGAAGTTCACCACCCACACCGGTATCGTCGCCCCGCTGACGCGCTCCGCCGTCGACACCGACCAGATCATCCCCGCGGTCTACCTCAAGCGGGTCACGAAGACCGGCTTCGAGGATGCGCTGTTCTCCAGCTGGCGGCAGGACCCCGACTTCGTGCTCAACCAGCCCGCGTACCGCAGCGCATCGATCCTCGTCGCCGGGCCCGACTTCGGCACCGGTTCGAGTCGCGAGCACGCCGTCTGGGCGCTGCGCGACTACGGGTTCCGCGTCGTGCTCAGCCCGCGGTTCGCCGACATCTTCCGCGGCAACGCGGGCAAGCAGGGACTGGTGACGGGCGTCATCGACGAGGCGGGCATCGAGGCGATCTGGGCGGTCGCCCAGGCGCAGCCCGGAGCGACCATGACCGTCGATCTCACGGCGCGAACGGCCACCATCGGTGACCTGGAGCTCGCGTTCGACATCGATGATTACACTAGATGGCGCCTGCTCGAAGGTCTGGATGACATCGGGCTGACGCTGCGCGACGAAGAAGCCATCGCACAGTTCGAAGCCCGCCGCGAGGCGTGGCGCCCACGGACCCTTCCGGTCCGGTAG
- the leuC gene encoding 3-isopropylmalate dehydratase large subunit — protein MSTAAPSIPDTPRTLAEKVWDDHVVVKGEDGRPDLIYIDLHLVHEVTSPQAFDGLRAEGRPVRRLDLTIATEDHNTPTLDIDKPIADLTSRTQIETLRRNAAEFGVRLHPLGDKEQGIVHVVGPQLGLTMPGITVVCGDSHTSTHGAFGAMAFGIGTSEVEHVLATQTLPLKPFKTMAITVEGELKPGVTAKDIILAVIAKIGTNGGQGYVLEFRGSAIRSLSMEGRMTICNMSIEAGARAGMVAPDETTFAYLKGRQHAPTGQDWEDAVAYWRTLPSDEGAVYDAEVFLDADALEPFVTWGTNPGQGVSLSDVVPAPEDFPDPNEQAAARRALEYMDLVPGTPLKEVPVDAVFMGSCTNSRIEDLRAFASVVQGRTKAEGVRVMVVPGSARVRLEAEAEGLHQIFLDFGAEWRFAGCSMCLGMNPDQLAPGERCASTSNRNFEGRQGKGGRTHLVSPLVAAATAVLGRLASPSDLPAFESVEV, from the coding sequence ATGAGCACAGCCGCCCCGTCGATCCCCGACACCCCCCGCACCCTGGCCGAGAAGGTGTGGGACGACCACGTCGTGGTCAAAGGCGAGGACGGTCGACCCGACCTCATCTACATCGACCTGCACCTGGTGCACGAGGTGACGAGCCCGCAGGCCTTCGACGGTCTGCGCGCCGAGGGGCGCCCGGTGCGCCGCCTCGACCTCACCATCGCCACCGAGGACCACAACACCCCGACGCTCGACATCGACAAGCCGATCGCCGACCTCACCAGCCGCACCCAGATCGAGACCCTGCGGCGCAACGCCGCCGAGTTCGGGGTGCGACTGCATCCGCTCGGCGACAAGGAGCAGGGGATCGTGCACGTGGTGGGTCCCCAGCTCGGGCTGACCATGCCGGGCATCACCGTCGTCTGCGGCGACTCGCACACGTCGACCCACGGCGCGTTCGGCGCGATGGCGTTCGGCATCGGCACCAGCGAGGTGGAGCACGTGCTGGCCACCCAGACGCTGCCGCTGAAGCCGTTCAAGACCATGGCGATCACCGTGGAGGGCGAGCTCAAGCCCGGCGTCACGGCGAAGGACATCATCCTCGCCGTCATCGCCAAGATCGGCACCAACGGGGGACAGGGCTACGTGCTCGAGTTCCGCGGCAGCGCGATCCGCTCCCTCTCCATGGAGGGCCGCATGACGATCTGCAACATGTCGATCGAGGCGGGCGCCCGCGCCGGCATGGTCGCTCCCGACGAGACGACGTTCGCCTACCTGAAGGGCCGGCAGCACGCTCCGACCGGCCAGGACTGGGAGGATGCGGTCGCCTACTGGCGCACGCTCCCGAGCGACGAGGGCGCCGTCTACGACGCCGAGGTCTTCCTCGACGCCGATGCCCTCGAGCCGTTCGTGACCTGGGGCACCAACCCTGGTCAGGGCGTGTCGCTCAGTGACGTCGTTCCGGCGCCCGAGGACTTCCCGGACCCGAACGAGCAGGCCGCCGCGCGCCGTGCGCTGGAGTACATGGACCTCGTCCCCGGCACTCCGCTCAAGGAGGTGCCGGTGGATGCCGTCTTCATGGGCTCCTGCACCAACAGCCGCATCGAGGATCTGCGCGCGTTCGCCTCGGTCGTGCAGGGCCGGACGAAGGCCGAGGGAGTGCGCGTCATGGTCGTCCCCGGGTCCGCACGGGTGCGGCTCGAAGCGGAGGCCGAGGGACTGCACCAGATCTTCCTCGATTTCGGCGCCGAGTGGCGCTTCGCCGGCTGCTCGATGTGCCTGGGCATGAACCCCGACCAGCTGGCTCCGGGCGAGCGCTGCGCCTCGACCAGCAACCGCAACTTCGAGGGACGGCAGGGCAAGGGCGGACGCACCCACCTGGTGTCGCCCCTGGTGGCCGCGGCCACCGCCGTGCTGGGTCGCCTCGCGAGCCCCAGCGATCTGCCGGCGTTCGAGTCAGTGGAGGTCTGA
- a CDS encoding TerC family protein — protein MGFEIPLWFEISAFVVLLTILIADLLLIIKRPHIPSTKESTLWVVFYVALAIVFAFILFGVTGSPDVTGQFVAGWLTEYSLSIDNLFVFVLIMGQFAVPRQYQQKVLMVGIIIALVLRGIFILLGAVIIEQFLPIFYLFGAFLIYTAWKQAFPGGDHDDEEKKESFVVRLVRRRVAISDEYDGAKVRTVVDGKRIFTPMIIVFVAIGMTDLLFALDSIPAIFGITQDPFIVFTANIFALMGLRQLYFLLGGLLDRLKYLHYGIAFILAFIGVKLIFHAMHENELPFINGGEHIEWVPDISTWMSLGVIVASMTVATVASLIASSRERKAETPVDAAAAVAAEHRTPPTVEEPAEPADPTTDERTERTER, from the coding sequence ATGGGCTTCGAGATCCCCCTTTGGTTCGAGATCAGCGCGTTCGTCGTGCTGCTCACGATCCTCATCGCCGATCTGCTGCTGATCATCAAGCGGCCGCACATCCCCTCGACGAAGGAGTCCACCCTCTGGGTCGTCTTCTACGTCGCGCTGGCGATCGTGTTCGCATTCATCCTGTTCGGCGTCACGGGAAGCCCCGATGTCACCGGGCAGTTCGTCGCCGGCTGGCTGACCGAGTACAGCCTGTCGATCGACAACCTCTTCGTCTTCGTGCTGATCATGGGTCAGTTCGCCGTCCCGCGGCAGTACCAGCAGAAGGTGCTGATGGTCGGCATCATCATCGCGCTGGTGCTGCGCGGCATCTTCATCCTGCTCGGTGCGGTGATCATCGAGCAGTTCCTGCCGATCTTCTACCTGTTCGGCGCGTTCCTCATCTACACCGCGTGGAAGCAGGCCTTCCCGGGCGGCGACCACGATGACGAGGAGAAGAAGGAGAGCTTCGTCGTGCGGCTGGTCCGCCGGCGCGTGGCCATCAGCGACGAGTACGACGGCGCCAAGGTGCGCACGGTCGTGGACGGCAAGCGCATCTTCACGCCCATGATCATCGTCTTCGTCGCGATCGGAATGACCGACCTGCTCTTCGCGCTGGACTCGATCCCCGCGATCTTCGGCATCACGCAGGACCCGTTCATCGTCTTCACCGCGAACATCTTCGCCCTCATGGGCCTGCGCCAGCTGTACTTCCTGCTGGGCGGCCTGCTCGACCGCTTGAAGTACCTGCACTACGGCATCGCGTTCATCCTCGCCTTCATCGGGGTCAAGCTCATCTTCCACGCGATGCACGAGAACGAGCTCCCGTTCATCAACGGCGGTGAGCACATCGAGTGGGTGCCCGACATCTCCACCTGGATGTCGCTGGGCGTCATCGTCGCCTCGATGACCGTCGCCACCGTCGCGAGCCTCATCGCGTCGTCGCGGGAGCGCAAGGCGGAGACCCCCGTCGACGCCGCCGCCGCCGTGGCGGCCGAGCACCGCACGCCGCCGACGGTCGAGGAGCCGGCGGAACCGGCCGACCCGACGACCGACGAGCGCACGGAGCGCACGGAGCGCTGA
- a CDS encoding RNA polymerase sigma factor: MYWLAHGLVGSVADAEDVTQETFLTAWRKLPELQLAGDSLLPWLVTICRFQCANRVRRLRRDRERAAGTVDETLPDTVDVTELVIGRDLAERIVGAVAGMSALDREIFRLCAAEGHAYQAAAQQLGVGHGVVRNRLSRIRMRLRTELGTESA, translated from the coding sequence GTGTACTGGCTCGCGCACGGCCTGGTGGGCAGTGTGGCCGACGCCGAAGACGTCACGCAGGAGACCTTCCTCACGGCCTGGCGCAAGCTCCCCGAGCTGCAGCTGGCCGGCGACTCGCTGCTGCCGTGGCTCGTGACGATCTGCCGCTTCCAGTGCGCGAACCGCGTGCGACGACTGCGTCGCGACCGCGAGCGTGCCGCCGGCACGGTCGACGAGACGCTTCCGGACACGGTCGACGTCACGGAGCTGGTGATCGGCCGCGACCTCGCCGAGCGCATCGTCGGCGCGGTGGCCGGGATGTCGGCGCTCGACCGGGAGATCTTCCGGCTCTGCGCTGCCGAGGGACACGCCTACCAGGCCGCGGCGCAGCAGCTGGGCGTCGGTCACGGCGTCGTGCGCAACCGTCTCTCCCGCATTCGCATGAGACTGCGGACCGAACTGGGAACGGAGAGCGCATGA
- a CDS encoding DUF4349 domain-containing protein has protein sequence MTPTTPPGTDAAPGLPTLDDATVARMEEDLFARIHGEPRVEAGVRPAAGGRTAAQRRRSWLVAGGAAAAVVIVAAVIAPGVTGLLRGDSAADSGAIDGAWSTTTESDAVMPAPGAVDDSAEVARDDAAGAAGEAAQGREVIATASATLEVGSGARAAADALAAISAGAEASGGFVESLSVGRAGSVMESDGGYVDEYGDVARYSDPYLPVVSDTWITVRVPAAELTATMEGLDELGEVTASRVSRQDVTTEAVDLRARVASAEASVERLTALLTESGSLADLIAAEDALAERQAELESLRGQLEYLDAQVSLSSLTVSIVTPAERVEADPAGFTDGVLAGWNGLVAALNGLVLALGFLLPWLAVIGVAAVAVWLIRRAVLRRRSPTPPSAER, from the coding sequence ATGACCCCCACGACACCCCCCGGGACGGATGCCGCCCCGGGCCTGCCCACCCTGGATGACGCGACGGTGGCACGCATGGAGGAGGACCTGTTCGCGCGGATCCACGGCGAACCCCGCGTAGAGGCGGGCGTTCGCCCCGCCGCAGGCGGACGCACGGCCGCGCAGCGCCGGCGAAGCTGGCTGGTCGCCGGCGGAGCCGCGGCGGCCGTCGTGATCGTGGCCGCGGTGATCGCACCGGGCGTGACCGGTCTGCTGCGGGGCGACTCGGCCGCGGACAGCGGGGCGATCGACGGCGCCTGGTCGACGACGACCGAGAGCGATGCGGTCATGCCCGCTCCCGGTGCGGTCGACGACAGCGCGGAGGTCGCGCGCGACGACGCCGCCGGCGCCGCGGGCGAGGCCGCTCAGGGGCGCGAGGTGATCGCGACTGCCTCGGCGACGCTCGAGGTCGGCTCGGGCGCGAGGGCCGCCGCCGACGCGCTCGCGGCGATCTCCGCCGGGGCCGAGGCCTCCGGCGGCTTCGTGGAATCGCTCAGCGTGGGCCGCGCCGGTTCCGTCATGGAGTCCGACGGCGGGTACGTCGACGAGTACGGCGATGTCGCACGGTACTCCGACCCGTACCTGCCGGTCGTGTCGGACACCTGGATCACGGTGCGGGTGCCTGCGGCGGAGCTGACCGCCACGATGGAGGGCCTCGACGAGCTCGGCGAGGTCACGGCATCCCGCGTGTCGCGTCAGGACGTCACGACCGAGGCGGTGGACCTGCGCGCGCGGGTGGCATCCGCCGAGGCGTCGGTGGAGCGCCTCACCGCGCTGTTGACCGAGTCGGGGTCGCTGGCGGATCTGATCGCCGCGGAGGACGCGCTCGCCGAGCGCCAGGCGGAGCTGGAGTCGCTGCGGGGCCAGCTGGAATACCTCGACGCCCAGGTCTCGCTGTCGTCGCTGACGGTCAGCATCGTGACCCCCGCCGAGCGCGTCGAAGCCGACCCGGCGGGGTTCACCGACGGCGTGCTGGCGGGGTGGAACGGCCTCGTGGCCGCGCTGAACGGCCTCGTGCTCGCGCTGGGCTTCCTGCTGCCGTGGCTGGCCGTCATCGGGGTGGCCGCCGTCGCGGTGTGGCTCATCCGTCGCGCTGTGCTCCGCCGGCGTTCCCCCACCCCACCCTCCGCCGAGCGCTGA
- a CDS encoding heavy metal translocating P-type ATPase produces the protein MTLRTVGRYGAIVLSVVALGVVLALAAGGADGAARVVATVYVAAFVVFTLVRMVRDVLQGHVGLDILAVVAMVATLAVGEYVASLIIVLMLSGGEALEEFAARRAQRDLTALLDRSPRTAHIVTGAAGTDGEQLRDVPVDDVEIGDLLVVRPSEVVPVDGVVVGDAGTFDESSLTGESLPVTRADGEEVYSGAVNGTRAVRLRAVRRSADSQYQQIVALVEAAQTSRAPIVRLADRFAVPFTAVSLVLAGTAWALSGDSTRFAEVLVLATPCPLLLAAPIAFLGGLSRAAKSGIIVKGGAQIERLARVRSVCFDKTGTLTAGRPELVDVLPAPGFTADEVLQLAASAEQYSSHVLAEGIRAAADARGLALLPAQEASEVATNGVSAVLAGRQVAVGKAAFVAGVAGAVERPQLQPGQVAAYVAVDGRFAGALLLADAAREESRDVVAWLRTHGIERVAMLTGDAAPTAEAIAHRLGIDEVHADLLPPEKVHLVASFTPRPTMMVGDGINDAPALAASDIGVAMGARGATAAGDAADVVITVDSLARVAEAVVIGRHTLRVALTAIWIGIGLSVALMIVAMTGVIPAVVGALVQELVDLATILYALRALRAPASGIPASSDAPTPTAAPPRAP, from the coding sequence ATGACGTTGCGAACGGTGGGACGGTACGGCGCGATCGTGCTCTCCGTCGTGGCGCTCGGGGTCGTGCTGGCGCTGGCCGCGGGCGGCGCGGACGGCGCGGCCCGTGTCGTCGCGACCGTCTATGTGGCCGCCTTCGTCGTCTTCACCCTCGTGCGCATGGTGCGCGACGTGCTGCAGGGCCACGTGGGACTGGACATCCTCGCCGTCGTCGCCATGGTGGCGACCCTCGCGGTGGGGGAGTACGTCGCCTCGCTCATCATCGTGCTGATGCTCTCCGGCGGCGAGGCGCTCGAGGAGTTCGCCGCACGTCGCGCGCAGCGGGACCTGACGGCGCTGCTGGACCGGTCGCCGCGGACGGCGCACATCGTCACGGGCGCGGCCGGGACCGATGGCGAGCAACTACGGGACGTCCCGGTCGACGACGTGGAGATCGGCGATCTGCTTGTCGTTCGTCCCTCGGAGGTCGTCCCCGTCGACGGCGTGGTGGTGGGGGATGCCGGCACGTTCGACGAATCCTCGCTCACCGGCGAGAGCCTTCCGGTCACCCGTGCCGACGGCGAGGAGGTGTACTCCGGCGCCGTCAACGGCACGCGGGCGGTGCGGCTGCGGGCCGTGCGGCGCAGCGCCGACAGTCAGTACCAGCAGATCGTGGCGCTCGTGGAGGCGGCGCAGACCTCGCGGGCGCCCATCGTGCGCCTCGCGGACCGGTTCGCCGTGCCGTTCACCGCGGTGTCGCTGGTGCTCGCGGGAACCGCGTGGGCGCTGTCGGGCGACTCGACCCGCTTCGCAGAGGTCCTGGTGCTCGCGACCCCGTGCCCGCTGCTGCTGGCGGCGCCGATCGCGTTCCTCGGCGGGCTGTCGCGCGCCGCGAAGTCCGGGATCATCGTGAAGGGCGGGGCGCAGATCGAACGGCTCGCCCGGGTGCGCTCGGTGTGCTTCGACAAGACCGGCACGCTCACCGCGGGGCGCCCGGAGCTGGTCGACGTGCTCCCGGCGCCGGGATTCACCGCGGACGAGGTGCTGCAGCTGGCCGCTTCGGCGGAGCAGTACTCCTCGCACGTGCTCGCCGAGGGCATCCGCGCCGCCGCCGACGCCCGCGGGCTGGCCCTGCTCCCCGCCCAGGAGGCCAGCGAGGTCGCGACCAACGGCGTGTCCGCGGTGCTGGCGGGTCGCCAGGTCGCCGTGGGCAAGGCCGCGTTCGTGGCCGGCGTCGCCGGGGCGGTGGAGCGCCCGCAGCTGCAACCCGGCCAGGTGGCGGCGTACGTCGCCGTCGACGGCCGGTTCGCCGGCGCCCTGCTGCTCGCCGACGCGGCACGGGAGGAGTCGCGCGACGTCGTGGCGTGGCTGCGCACGCACGGCATCGAGCGCGTGGCGATGCTGACGGGGGACGCCGCGCCGACCGCGGAGGCGATCGCGCACCGGCTGGGGATCGACGAGGTGCACGCCGACCTGCTGCCGCCCGAGAAGGTGCACCTCGTCGCCTCGTTCACCCCGCGTCCGACGATGATGGTCGGCGACGGCATCAACGATGCCCCGGCGCTCGCGGCATCCGACATCGGCGTCGCGATGGGGGCGCGCGGCGCGACGGCGGCGGGGGATGCCGCGGACGTGGTCATCACCGTCGACTCGCTGGCGCGCGTGGCGGAGGCGGTCGTCATCGGCCGCCACACGCTGCGCGTCGCGCTCACCGCCATCTGGATCGGCATCGGCTTGAGCGTCGCACTGATGATCGTCGCGATGACGGGGGTGATCCCCGCCGTCGTCGGTGCACTCGTGCAGGAACTGGTCGACCTCGCGACGATCCTCTACGCCCTCCGCGCCCTGCGCGCCCCCGCCTCCGGCATACCGGCATCCTCCGACGCCCCGACGCCCACCGCCGCCCCGCCCCGCGCACCGTGA
- a CDS encoding MBL fold metallo-hydrolase codes for MRVTKHEHACLRLERDGKTLIIDPGSFTLPLTDVRDLVAIVLTHEHPDHWTPDHLDRLLADAPGTPILAPQGVAAAAPGYDITVVSPGDTVTVEPFRLTFHGGRHAVIHESIPVIDNVGVMVDDEFYYPGDSYAVPKGADVRLLAAPVGAPWLKIGEAMDFVLAVKPHRAFGTHDMTLSRIGLQMGRARLQWATEQGGGEFLELDPGGTADL; via the coding sequence ATGCGAGTGACCAAGCACGAACACGCCTGCCTCCGCCTCGAGCGCGACGGGAAGACCCTCATCATCGACCCGGGCTCCTTCACGCTCCCCCTCACCGACGTGCGCGACCTCGTCGCGATCGTGCTGACGCACGAGCACCCCGACCACTGGACCCCCGACCACCTGGACCGGCTGCTGGCCGACGCTCCGGGAACGCCCATCCTGGCCCCGCAGGGGGTGGCGGCCGCCGCTCCGGGCTACGACATCACCGTCGTCTCCCCCGGCGACACCGTCACGGTCGAGCCGTTCCGCCTGACCTTCCACGGCGGCCGCCACGCGGTGATCCACGAGTCGATCCCGGTCATCGACAACGTGGGGGTGATGGTGGACGACGAGTTCTACTACCCGGGCGATTCGTACGCCGTGCCGAAGGGCGCCGACGTTCGGCTGCTGGCAGCGCCCGTCGGTGCGCCGTGGCTCAAGATCGGCGAGGCGATGGATTTCGTCCTGGCGGTGAAGCCGCACCGCGCCTTCGGCACGCACGACATGACCCTCTCCCGCATCGGTCTGCAGATGGGCCGCGCCCGACTGCAGTGGGCGACGGAGCAGGGTGGCGGCGAGTTCCTCGAGCTCGATCCAGGCGGCACCGCCGACCTGTGA
- a CDS encoding HPr family phosphocarrier protein has product MAERQATIASSSGLHARPAKLFVQAVQEKSVPVTIAVEGGPDLNAGSILSLMGLGASHGTVVTLKAEGDGAEQALDELVQLLETDLDAQ; this is encoded by the coding sequence ATGGCAGAACGCCAGGCCACGATCGCCAGCAGCTCCGGACTGCACGCCCGCCCCGCGAAGCTCTTCGTGCAGGCGGTGCAGGAGAAGAGCGTCCCGGTCACCATCGCGGTCGAGGGCGGACCGGACCTCAACGCCGGCAGCATCCTGTCGCTCATGGGTCTGGGCGCCTCGCACGGCACCGTCGTGACGCTGAAGGCAGAGGGTGACGGCGCCGAGCAGGCGCTGGACGAGCTCGTCCAGCTGCTGGAGACGGATCTCGACGCGCAGTGA